A DNA window from Grus americana isolate bGruAme1 chromosome 27, bGruAme1.mat, whole genome shotgun sequence contains the following coding sequences:
- the MAG gene encoding LOW QUALITY PROTEIN: myelin-associated glycoprotein (The sequence of the model RefSeq protein was modified relative to this genomic sequence to represent the inferred CDS: deleted 1 base in 1 codon), which translates to MRPVAAALPTALLLLLPLPPGTSGGPWAAWMPPAVAGLSGTCVAIPCRFGYPEELRPSVVHGLWYFGSPYPKNYPPVVARSRTGAVHESFTGRAKLVGDPGIRDCSLFLGPLSSELAGKYYFRGDLGGYNQYSFSEHTTLEVLEEPVLEVPPELVAGEEVELRCRVPDNCPQLRPRVGWEGTEELPEVSEREFREDAAGAGTVLSLLRFRPRREDGGRRLGCRVTFPNSTLAFGATVALDVQYEPRVLEVSGPGEAVEGTAVELGCEAEGRPPPLLSWFRGATVLREEPVSTGLRLVFPRVEPGQAGTYSCVAENRHGRQNRSLELRVAYAPRSPVLNGSLWVVAGDPVTVTCGATSHPAPIVTVTRGRRVVAAAVYEPQVTMTLAAAKPEDAGEYLCRAENQHGESSLPFNLTVEFPPILLPDSRCTPGGDGARCVCSASAVPEPAVTFDLPSRNVTVTEGHRDYTVTTPGRGTGGVVTVTGILTLRGTLDPRLAVLCSAHNPHGSVRQQLRFHHPGGLVWAKVGPVGAVVAFAIVIALVCYLSQSRRKKAAGSPEVTPVHPHQGRGGDPAPELRPLQARWLRGAVGRWALGVGEGPATAPQPAPPPKPGRGPPEEPPEYAEIRVK; encoded by the exons aTGAGGCCGGTGGCCGCCGCTCTGCccactgccctgctgctgctgctgccgctccCCCCag GGACATCGGGTGGGCCGTGGGCCGCCTGGATGCCCCCGGCAGTAGCCGGACTCTCGGGAACGTGCGTGGCCATTCCGTGTCGTTTCGGTTATCCGGAAGAATTACGGCCGAGCGTCGTTCACGGTTTGTGGTATTTTGGGAGCCCGTACCCCAAAAATTACCCCCCCGTGGTGGCTCGGTCGAGGACGGGAGCCGTTCACGAAAGTTTTACCGGAAGAGCGAAATTGGTGGGAGATCCGGGAATTCGAGATTGTTCCTTATTTTTGGGACCCCTCAGTTCCGAATTAGCCGGGAAATATTATTTtcggggggatttggggggttaTAATCAATACAGCTTCTCCGAACACACAACGTTGGAGGTGTTGG agGAACCAGTACTGGAAGTCCCCCCCGAActggtggcaggagaagagGTGGAACTCCGATGCCGCGTCCCCGACAACTGCCCCCAGCTCCGACCCCGGGTGGGTTGGGAAGGAACCGAAGAACTTCCGGAAGTTTCCGAACGGGAATTCCGAGAGGACGCGGCCGGAGCCGGCACCGTTTTATCCCTTTTACGGTTTCGACCGCGGCGAGAGGACGGCGGCCGGCGGTTGGGCTGCAGGGTCACCTTccccaacagcaccctggcctTCGGAGCCACCGTCGCCCTCGATGTTCAGT ACGAACCGCGGGTGCTGGAGGTGTCAGGCCCGGGCGAAGCGGTGGAAGGAACGGCGGTGGAATTAGGGTGCGAGGCCGAAGGCCGCCCTCCCCCGTTACTTTCTTGGTTCCGGGGTGCGACGGTGTTACGGGAAGAACCGGTTTCGACCGGTTTGCGCTTGGTTTTCCCCCGGGTGGAACCGGGTCAGGCCGGGACCTACAGCTGCGTCGCCGAAAACCGTCATGGCCGCCAGAACCGGAGCCTGGAGCTGCGCGTGGCCT ACGCCCCCCGTTCACCCGTACTCAACGGCTCCCTTTGGGTGGTGGCGGGTGACCCGGTGACGGTGACCTGCGGTGCCACCAGTCACCCGGCCCCTATCGTGACGGTGACACGGGGACGACGGGTGGTGGCCGCCGCTGTCTATGAACCCCAAGTGACCATGACCTTGGCGGCTGCCAAACCGGAGGATGCCGGGGAATATCTGTGCCGGGCCGAGAACCAGCACGGGGAGAGCAGCCTCCCCTTCAACCTTACGGTTGAGT tcccccccatcctcctccccGATTCCCGCTGTACCCCGGGGGGGGATGGGGCACGTTGCGTCTGTTCGGCTTCCGCCGTTCCCGAACCGGCCGTGACCTTTGACCTACCATCCCGAAACGTCACCGTCACCGAGGGTCACCGCGATTACACCGTCACCACGCCGGGACGGGGTACCGGGGGGGTCGTCACCGTCACCGGTATCCTCACACTTCGGGGGACGCTCGACCCCCGATTGGCCGTACTTTGCTCCGCCCACAACCCCCACGGCAGCGTCAGGCAACAATTACGCTTTCATCATCCCG GGGGGCTGGTTTGGGCCAAAGTGGGGCCGGTCGGGGCCGTGGTGGCCTTCGCCATCGTCATCGCGCTCGTCTGCTACCTCAGCCAGAGCCGTCGCAA GAAGGCGGCGGGAAGCCCCGAGGTGACGCCGGTC CACCCCCaccagggcagggggggggaCCCCGCCCCCGAATTGCGCCCGCTCCAG GCCCGTTGGCTTCGAGGGGCCGTAGGCCGCTGGGCGCTGGGAGTGGGGGAAGGGCCGGCAACAGCTCCGCAACCGGCCCCTCCCCCCAAACCGGGGCGAGGTCCCCCCGAGGAACCCCCCGAATACGCCGAGATCCGCGTCAAGTGA